The genomic region GTTGACGATGAGTATACGGCGAAATCCGTGATGCGCAAGGCTGCGGCACACGTCGACACAGTACTTGATGAACGTGTCGGCGCCGATCGTGAGCGCGCCGGGAAAATCCATGTGATGCGGGCTGTAGCCGTGGTTGATCGGCGGGACGAGGACCGCTCGATCGGCGGCCGCTTTGACCGCCCGTTCGCAAGCTTCCGAACACAACAGGACGTCGGTGTCGATCGGCAGATGCAGTCCATGATCTTCGATCGTCGCAACCGGCACGACCGCGACCTTGCCGGCCTCGGCAGCCTCTTTGACTTGCGGCCACGTCAACTCGCCGTATCGATAGCTCGTCATTTCACGGCGCCTTTTTCGACTTGCGACATCCGGCGACCGATGGATCGTCGCTCGGAAATACGGCGAAGATCGTCCCCTTTTGAACCGTGATGTCTTTTCCGTGATGGAAATAGTCGAACGCGCCGACGGCGGCGCCAACCCCGACGACCGGGATCGCGCCGAGATATGCGGGCAGGCTGTCGGATGGGCCAGAGGCCTGAAGGGCAGAAGAGTTGTGATCGAGCACAACGCCCATTCTCTCGCCGTTCGGCATCTTGAAATACAGCGGTTCGAGCACGAGCGACCCGGCGCGTCCGCCTTTCGCGGCCGGTGAGGCGACAGTGACGATGCCCCAGCCCAGCGTGTGTTCTGCGAGCACGATACGGCCGTTATAATCCACCGAATTTATCGTTTGGAAGCGGAAGAAATCGCCCGGACGGGCCGTCTTGGAATTGATCGCATCGACCGTTTGGACCGCGATCACGGTGCATTGCGGCAGGACGCTCGCGGATTGCGCGAGAGCTGGGACGGAGGCGAGTGCGGCCGCACAAGCAGCGGAGCAGATCGCGAATCGCGTGCGCATCGGACGAGAATGCGCCGCATACGCGCGACACCCCTGGCGTGCGGACGCGCCCGCGGCGCAGTGTGGGAATGTGCTAAAAAGGCGATTCGCGAATCACGCCGCATGCAGCCGAGCGCGCAATTCCCAGCCGAGCAGTCGCACGACGGTTCCTTCGTACGCCAACAGGATGTCTTCCGCGACTGGATCTCAAGCGACGGACGCACACGCTTTCCAGCGGTCGCCGGCCGCTACCATCTGTACGTCTCGTACGCGTGCCCGTGGGCGCACCGGACGATCATCGTGCGGTCGCTGCTCGGACTTGAAGATGCGATCGGCATGTCCGTCGTGGACCCGGTGCGCGACGATCGCGGTTGGGCGTTTCGGGAGGGACCGGGTCACGGCGAAGACCCCATCAACGGGTTTGCGTTTCTTAGCCAAGCCTACATCGCCACGGATCCTGCGTATTCGGCGCGCGTCACGGTACCTGTGCTGTGGGATACCGTGACCAAGCGAATCGTGAACAACTCCGACGACGACATCATGCGCATGTTCGAAACGGAGTTCATCGGTCTCGCGCGACACAAGCTCGATCTGTGCCCTGCGTCGCTCCGCGGGGAGATCGACGAACTCAACGAGCAGATCTTCGAAACGGTGAACGACGGCGTCTATCGCGCCGGGTTCGCGACCCGCCAGAGCGCCTACGAGCGCGCCGCTCGAACGCTGTTCGTAAATCTCGACGCGCTCGACGAGCGCTTAGCCGACCGACGCTATCTCTTCGGCAAGAAGCCGCTCGAGACCGATTGGCGCCTTTTCGTGACGCTCATCCGCTTCGATGCCGTCTACGTCGGACATTTCAAGTGCAACCTGCGCCGCATCGTGGACTACCAAAACCTGTCGGGCTATCTGCGTGATCTCTACAAAATCGACGGCATCGCGCGAACCGTGAACTTCGACCACATCAAGCGTCACTACTACATCACGCACGACGACATCAATCCCACCCGCATCGTGCCGATCGGGCCGCTCCTCGATCTCGACGCTCCGCACGGCCGCGAGCGGCTCTGACCGCCGTAAAAGGCCGCATCGACTATGTCGACGGCCTTCGCGCAGTCGCCATACTCCTCGTTCTCATGCTCCACGCCGGCACGACGCATCTTCACCCGGCGCGCGGTTTGCCGTTCGATGTCGTCGATGTCGGTACGCACGGCGTCGACCTCTTCTTTGTCATTTCAGGTTTTGTGCTCTCGTATCCGACGCTCGCCAAACTCCATTCCGCGGGAGCGGCGACGTTTGACGTCGCCGGATTCTTCGCTCGCCGGGTCGTACGCATCGTCCCCCCATACTGGGCGGCGCTCGGTGTCATGGCGATCGCGGCGACGCTGCTGACGCATGCGCACATCCCGCTGCCTTCGGGCGTCAACCCGCCGCGCAGCGTGATTGACATCGTCCGTCAGATGTTCTTCATCCAGCAGGCAGGCAGCGGCATACACCGCGCGGCGTGGGTCGTGGATCTTTTCTGGTCGCTTCAGGTCGAACTCGCCTGGTATCTATCGTTTCCGCTGGTGCTTTGGTTGTGGGTCCGCGCGCGGGTGTGGTTCTGGATCACCGCCGCACTCCCGAACTTCGTCGCGCTTTTCATCGCGCCCGGTCCTGGGAACTTGCTTCATAGCGCGGTGCTGCCGCTCACGCTGATGTGGCTCCCGTTCATGCTCGGCGTCGTCGCGGCCGACGCGCATATCAGACGTCTACCACTGCAGCGCTGGGCGTGGGCCTTCTTCTTCGTTTTCGCAATCGCAGCGTTCTTCTTCGCACCGCGGCTTCCGGCGGGGAGCGGTCCCGTCGGGTGGTGGGGTCACGATCTCGTCTTATGGCATCTCGCGGCGTTCTGTTTCGTCGTCTGGGCAGGTCACGCTGCGCTGCTGCAACACGCGCTTTCATGGCGACCGCTGAAGATCACGGGCTTAGCATCGTATAGTATCTACTTGATGCACGCGCCGCTCGTGCATTCAAACGCGCTCGAACGTTTTGGCATCACCGGCTGGCCGGCGTTCTTCACGAGCATGGCGATCGGCATGGCGGCGGGCTTTGGTTTCTGGGCGCTCGTCGAACGGCACTTCGTCGATACGAAATTGCGCGACCACCTGGTCGCGGGTTTACAGCCTGTCATATCGGTGATCATGGGGTCGATTCGAGCGCCACGCAAGAATCTATTCGGAAGCGCGATCTCCGAAGCGGTGCCGCAAAGCGAGGATGCGAGGGCTTAGGGCGATCCCTGGTCGAGCGTGTTGGAGTCTTGCTGCGCCTGCAGCTGGTCGTTTGCCTCGCCGCTCGCCTGATCGACGCCGGTGGTGTTGCCTTGCGTCGACTTCGCGCTGCTGCCTTGTGCGTCGATTTCCGACTGCGCTTGGATCGCGAGTGCGCAGTCTCCGCTGCCTTGCTTTTCCGGATGCTGTCCGCAGAACGAGACCATCGCGGTGCGATCGCCCGTATGAGCGACCCAATACTCCACCGTCGTCCTGTCATTGGGATCGTGCGAAACCGGCGGCTGGAAATAGGACTTCGCAGAATATGCGATGATCGCGACCACCGCGAGGAGACCGATAAAGCTGAAACCCTTCATATCTGCGATATCGGCACGCCGCCGATAGCTGTCGCACCGATGTGACGGCCGTCACCGCACAGAACGCTATGAAGGGGCGCGATATGAAGGGGCCGGCGCTAGTCGGCCCACGCAGAACGATACGAAGGGGCACGATATGAAGTGGCAAGATCCGAAGGGGCCGACGCTAGTCGGCCCAAGCAGACGTAGCGTAGGCCGACTTGCGCCATTTTTTCATATGCGACGTGGGGTCGACGAGGCGCCCGGCTCGAGGTCGCTGTCGAGAATCGCATCGACGAGTGAACGATGCGGCGAGAGCGAGCAGACCGGGTCGGTCAGCGCTGCGTCGCCGGCAAGAAGCATGGCCTGACACCGGCACCCGCCTAAATCTATTTCGCGACGCGCACATGAACGGCACGGCTCCGACATCCATGCGGTACCGCGATACGCCTGAAACGCGACGGAGTCGAACCAGATCGATTCCAGCGATCGTTCTTTCACGTTGTCAAAGCTCAACGACCCGATGGCGGCCGCCGCCGGGCAGGGCAGAACGCGTCCGTTCGGCGCGATCGTCAGAAATCGCGTGCCCCAACCGTTCATGCACGGCTTTGGAAATTCGTCGTAGTAGTCCGCGCGCACATACGTGATATCCATCGTGCCGCGCAGCCGGATTTGCGCCGCGGCCACCGACGCATCGGCCCGTTCCACCTGAGCGCGGGTCGGCACAACGGTCGAGCGATTGAGATAGGCCCACCCGTACATCTGCGCATTGGCAAGTTCGAGACGCGGTGCTCGAACGGATTCGGCAAGCGCGATCATATCGTCGACGGCATCGATGTTCGCGCGGTGCAGCACGCAATTGACAGTGAGTGCGAAGTCTTGGCGCTTCACGATCCGTCGCAGCGCATCAAATTTTCGCTCGTGGACGGCTGCGCCCGCGATCGCATCGCCCACCGCTGCGTTCGGTGCCTGCAAACTGAGCTGGATGTGGTCGAGGCCGGCGCCGGCAAGACGATCGAGCAGCGGTTCGCTCAGAAATGTGCCCTGCGTGATGAGGTTGGAATAGAGATCGTTGTCGCGAGCCATGGCGACCATCGCGACGAGGTCGTCGGGTCGGAGCGTGGGTTCGCCTCCGGAGAAGTGTATCTGCAAGACGCCGAGGTGCGCAGCTTCGCCGATGACGCGAAGCCAGTCATCGATCGCCAATTCGTCGCGATACGCTCCGAGATCGAGCGGGTTATAACAGTACGCGCACTGCAGATTGCAGCGGTACGTGAGTTCCGCCAAAAGTGAGAGCGGCCGAGATTGCATCGCTTTGGCGGTCATTGTTCGATCGCGATCCAAGCATGATCGGAAAAACGGCCGAGAAGATCGGAGACGTCTTCAGCTGCGTCGACGCCTTGCGTATCGAAACGATCGGCCATGAGCGCCACGATATCCGCCACGCTGCGCGACCCGTCGATCGCCGCGACGATCGCGCCGGCTGTCGCCGACAAGTTCACCACTCCCTCGGGCACCAAGAGCACGCTGTCGGGGCCGACCGTTCGCAGCCTGACACCGGGCCGCAGCCGCGGCACGCATGCGGGATCCACGTCAGCTGCCCGCGCGGACGGCATCGGCTGCGCCTCGCTCGGTCGCATCGAGGAGCGCCCACAAGACGTCGCACTTGAAGCGGAGCGCTGCGACGCACGCGTTTTGCAGAGCTTGAGTGTCGGCTGCCTCCAAGACCCAGTCAAGGGTGTAGGCGGCGTCGCGCGGAGCGATGTTCATGCGCGTGCGGAAATATTCGAGTCCACGGGGATCGATCCAAGGGTACCGTTCGCAAAGAGCCGTGATCCGTCGAGCCATAAGATTCGGCGCGAAGAGTTCGGTCAAGGACGACGCTACCCCCGGCAACCAAGGGCTCGAACGCGCGAAGTTGACGTACGCGTCCACGGCGAAGCGCGCGCCGGGATTCACGAATCGCTCGGAGAGGACATCACCCTCGTCGAGTCCGGACGCACGGGCAAGCGCGACCCACATCTCGATGCCGCCTCCGCCTTCTTCCAAGGTACCGTCATGATCCACGATGCGACGGACCCACACTCGACGCTTGTCGCGGTCCGGCAGGTTGGCGAGGATAGCGGCGTCTTTGATCGGGATGCTCTTTTGGTAGTAGTAGCGATTGTAGATCCAATGATGGATCTGGATCTTCGTCAGGCTCCCCGCATTCATGGCGACCTGAAACGGATGGCGGTCGTGGTATCGTTCGGCCCCCACCGCGCGTAATGAGTCGGCGAACGCGGGCTTATCGAGCGCCAAGGTCGAGCTCCATGCCGTCATCCGGCAGTGCATAGCCCGCATCGCGCAGAACTCGCGCCTCAGCCGACTGCGGATCGAGCACCGGATTGGAATTGTTGACGTGCGTGCAGTAGCGGTGCGAGCGGACCGCGCCGTTCACCATCCCAAACGTTTTCAACCATCCGTTCTCGCCGCCGATCGGCGCGTGCCCCATCTGACGCGCAGTCCGTTCTCCGAGTCCATGTGCCGGAAGCTCGTCATCGCTCCAAAACGAACCATCAAGAAAAACGGCATCGCATCGCTGCGCCGCGGCGACGAGCGCGTCGTTGGGGCGAAGGAACACGGGCGAGTATAGCACTCGCGCTTGCGTTGCGGGTTCTTCGATGACGAACGCCGTCGCCGCGCCGCGCGACTCCGCGCCGCCGGCAAACGATGGCATGAGACCGGGCACGTCGATAGCCGTGACGCGCAAATCAGGTCCGACATCGGCCACCGACGTCTCATTCAAGGAGGCGTCGAAGACGGACCAACGGCGATCGCCGCGCGCGAACGGCGCGAATATCGGATTTGCGCCGGCGAGCGCGTCACGCACCTGAGCACTTGAGAAGATCCGGGTCACCGGGCTCTGACGCAATTCAAGCAAGCCGCCGGCGTGATCGATATTGGCGTCCGTGAGCAGCACCGCGTTCACCGGTGTTCCGCGAGCGGGCGCGCTGGGTTGTGGCGGCAGAAGTTCCATCTGGCGGCGAATGTCTGTGGTTGCGTTGACCAGCAACCAATGATCGCCGTCAGAAGAGACGGCGATCGATGCTTGCATGCGCACGGCCATTTCGCCCGCGCGCGCGGACCGGCAGTTATTGCAGCGGCAATTCCACTGCGGGAGACCTCCGCCCGCGGCTGTGCCGAGGACGCGAACGATCACCGGCTAGAGCGCGGTGGATGATCCGAGATAGGCCGTCACTTCCGCGCCAAGCGGCACGTATTCGAATTCGGGTTTTTCCCACGGGCGCTTCATGCGAGGGTGCTCCTTTGTCAAGCCGTGTCCGGTTCACTTACGATGGCAACGCGGCCGGTTCCCGCGTCCCCGGCTGTCGCCAAACATTAGTTCGCCGATACTAATGGATATGAAGCACGTCATACGACACAGCGCCATGGCTATCGCGACGAGCGCAGCGATCGCCGCCATGGGGGCGAGCTCCACTGCGAGTCAGCCTTTGGATCACCTCGAGATTTTCTCCGCGGAGGCCGCCGGTTCGAGCGCACCGGTTCAGACCATAGACTTCTCGGTGGCCGTCCGCGATGTTGCCGTGAACTCGAGGGGAGAGATCATTGTGACCGACCCGGCGGCGGATCGCGTCCTCATATTCGCATCGAACGCATCGGGCGCCGCAAAGCCGGCGGCGTCGATCGGCGGCGTCTCATCAACTATTCTCTCTCCGTCGGCCATCGCGTTTGATTCGCGCGGCGAGCTCCTCGTGGCGAACGAAGGCCGCCAGGGTGAAGGCGCGAGCGTGGCAGTTTTTGCTCCCAAAGCGCGCGGCGACATAGCGCCGGCTCGCAGGATCGCCGGGCCCGCGACGTCGTTGAGCGACCCAGTCGCAGTCGCGGTCGATTCGCGCGACGAGATGTACGTGATCGATGCAGCAGCACGCGACGTTCTCGTCTTCGCGCCGGGTGCGTCGGGAAACCAAGCGCCCGCGCGCAGACTCGCGATCGCCGGGTACACCGCACGAGAACTCGCGATCGGAGCCGATGACCAGGTCTACGTTTTTGCTTCGGACGGCCCTCGCGGAATGGAAGAGATCGCATCGTTTCCGCATGGCAGCGATACTCAAGCACATGCGCCGCTCACGGGCAGCGGCGTAAACGGCGCGAACTGGATCAGCGTCGACCGCGCCGGCCTTCTGCATGTGCTGAGTCCCGGCCGCATCTACACTTTTGCGCCGGAGGCATCGGGGGACGCGCGACCAGCGAGCGTTCTGAACGTCGATTTTTTTCTGTCAAACTGTTGCGCCCGCATGACTGCGGGCGCGGATGGACGGCTTTACGTCTACCTGACGGCTTTTCATTGGTCCGCGTGAGCCGGCGGACCATAAAGGTCCGCCCTACATCGCGCGGCGGACCATAAAGGTCCGCCCTACATCGCGCGGCGGACCATAAAGGTCCGCCCTACACCGCGCGGCGGACCATAAAGGTCCGCCCTACATCGCGCGGCGGACGGCGGACCATAAAGGTCCGCCCTACATAGCGCGGCGGACCATAAAGGTCCGCCATACCATTACATGTTGAGCATTTTCTTGAGCGCCGGTAGTCCGCCGCAGTACGCCATGTGCGTGGCATGCGACACGTAAAACGCGTGGATGTCGTAGTGCGGGAAAGGCATGCCCGGGTGACCGTGCGGCAAGAAGTCTATGTCGACGTGGTTGATCGCGTATCCGGGCAAGGGCTTTAACACTTCATCCCAGCTCTTGCCCGCTGCGAAATCTTTCGGAGTCAGCATGATTTCGGTGAAGACCGGCTTGCCTCCATAGACTCCGTAGATCGGTCCGCCGTTGGCGATGGTCGCGGGGTTGGCCCAGTGCGAGCCCATCGTGGGGATGCACGGTGACATCTGCACGTTGCCGGCCGGAATGAATGACGGTCGCGGGGGCTGCGGCATCGGGGCCATTGTCGCCATTGTCGCTGCATGCGCGGTCGCAGCGGCGGCGACGAGAGCGCACGCGACGGCGACGCCCGCAAGTCGAAGAGATCGCATACAAAAAACTCCTCACTGAAAAAGGAATTGAGACGCGCGGATAGCGTGCGGACAGCGCGCCATTCGAAACGTCGATGAGCTTAGCTTCTTCGCCGCATCGCCGGATTCCGCCCGCCAGTCGGTAAGCAGGGGCCTGCGGAGGCGAAAAAGCGGCGCAGCCGAATCGGCTTCGGGTTGACAGCCGGAGGAATCGAACTTGGCTTCATCGCGCACGGCCGGCCTTTCGGATTTTCGCCTAGAACTCACATGGCGAGGGATCATACTCGGCGCCGCGATCACGCTCGTGTTCACGGCGGCGAACGTCTATCTTGGACTGAAAGTCGGACTGACGTTCGCGTCATCGATCCCGGCGGCCGTCATTTCGATGGCGGTGCTTCGCGCATTCAAGAACGCGACGATCTTCGAGAACAACATCGTGCAGACCGTCGCATCGGCGGCCGGAACGCTTTCCTCTATCATATTCGTCCTGCCCGGACTCGTCATGGTGGGCTGGTGGACGGACTTTCCGTATTGGGAATCGTTTGCCGTGTGCGCGATCGGCGGAGTTCTCGGCGTGATGTACAGCGTGCCGCTGCGCCGCGCACTCGTGACACAATCGGACCTGCCGTACCCGGAAGGCGTCGCCGCCGCGGAGGTTCTGAAAGTCGGCGTCGGATCACGCGGCGCCACGGACGAATCCGTGGACGAGAACAAGAAAGGCCTCGTTGCGCTCGCTGTGAGCGCAGTTGTGTCGGCCGGCTACGCCGCGATCGTCGCGACGCGCGCGTTCGCCGACACGATCGCCGGATATTTTCGAGCCGGCGCCGGCGCGACCGGGTTCGGTATGTCGATGTCGCTCGCGCTCTTGGGCGCAGGCCATCTCATCGGCTTGTCGGTCGGCCTTGCGATTCTCACCGGCCTTGTGCTCGCGTGGGGCGTTCTCACGCCGGTCTTCGCTGCACTCCACCCGCCAACCGGCCTGACGGCGGCCGCGGACATCGCGCTCGACGTTTGGCGGCACCAGGTGCGCTTCATCGGTGTCGGCACTATCGGGATCTCCGCGATCTGGGCGATCATCCAGCTCGCAAAGCCCGTCTACACAGGTATCGTGTCGTCGATCGCGTCGTCGCGACGGCAGGCAGCCGGCGGCGCGGCCGCCGAGTCGCTGCCTCGGACCGAGCGCGACCTGCCGATCGGAACGGTCGCGCTGATCAGCGTCGCGTGCTTCGTCCCCCTCGCGATCCTGCTCGCGATCTTCTTGCAAGGAAGCGCCATCGCTTCATTGACCGTGCCGCTCGTCATCGCCGGCCTGCTCTACGTGATCGTCGCAGGGTTCTTCGTCGCCGCGGCGTGCGGCTACATGGCGGGTCTCATCGGGTCGTCGAATAGTCCCGTGTCGGGCCTCGGCATCTTGAGCATCATCGGCGCCGCGCTGCTCCTGCTCGTCGTCGCAAGAAGCACCGGCCCAGCCGGAGCCCCGGCACTCGTGGCGTTTGCGCTATTCGTCACGGCGGTGCTGCTCAACGTCGCGACGATCTCCAACGATAATCTCCAAGATCTGAAGACCGGACAATTGGTGGATGCGACGCCCTGGCGGCAACAAGTCTCGCTCATCGCCGGCGTGTTCTTCGGCGCAAGCGTCATCCCGCCGATCCTTCACCTGCTCGGCCAGGCATACGGGTTCGGCACCGGACCTCACGCGCTGCCCGCGCCGCAAGCGACCCTCATCTCGACGCTGGCAAAGGGCGTGATCGAAGGACAGATCCGATGGGACCTGATCGGCATAGGCGTGCTGATCGGCATCGCCGTGATCATCGTCGATCTCTTGTTGAAGCGGACGAAAGGCCGGCAACTTCCACCGCTGGCAGTGGGTCTTGGGATCTACTTGCCCGCGACGACGACGTCGGCTGCCGTGCTCGGCGCCGTCGTGGGCTGGGCGTACAATCGCTGGGTGGCAAAAGGCCCGAACGCCGACATCGCGCGACGCATGGGCGTCTTGATCGCGTCGGGATTGATCGTCGGCGAAAGTTTGTTCGGCGTGCTCCTTGCCGGGGTCATCGTCGCAACGGGCAACGCGACACCATTCGCCCTATTCGGCGACTCATTCCAAAATATTGCGACGATCATCGGCGCGGTCGCGTTCGCGGCCGCAGTCTACCTGCTCTATCGCTGGTGCGCGGGCTTGGCTCGCGGCGTTCGGTCGTCACTATAGGTTCAGGAAGGACCGGACACCCCGACTGACAAGACTCGGGCGAGAAGATAAAGGAGTTGGCGATGAGCGGAGTGCGGGTGCTTGTTGGAACGCGCAAAGGCGCATTTGTCATGACATCGGACGCCAAGCGAAAGAGCTGGAACATCACCGGTCCGCATTTTGCCGGGTGGGAGATCTACCACGTCAAGGGTTCACCCGCAGACCCAAACCGCTTGTACGCGTCGCAGACGAGCGGCTGGTTCGGGCAAGTGATGCAGCGTTCGAACGACGGCGGCAAGACTTGGGAACAGGTCGGCGGCAAATTCGAATACGAAGGCATACCCGGCACGCACCAGTGGTACGACGGAACGCCGCATCCGTGGGAATTCAAACGTGTCTGGCATCTTGAACCAGCTCTCGATGATCCCGACACGGTGTATGCGGGCGTGGAAGACGCCGCGCTGTTCAAATCGACGGACGGCGGGATGACGTGGAAGGAGCTCGCCGGTTTGCGCGAGCACGACACCGGCAAGCACTGGCAGCCCGGCGCAGGCGGCATGTGCTTGCACACGATCATCATAGACCCGAGGAATCCAAAGCGCATGTTCGTCGCGATCTCCGCGGCGGGCGCGTTCCGAACCGAAGACGGCGGCGTGACGTGGCGGCCGGTGAACCGGGGCCTGCGATCGGCGCAGATCCCAGATGAGGACGCCGAAGTCGGACACTGCGTGCACCGCATCGCGATGCACCGGTCGAATCCCGATGTGCTGTACATGCAGAAGCACTGGGACGTCATGCGCAGCGACAATGGCGGCGATTCGTGGCAAGAGGTCAGCGGCAATCTGCCGACCGATTTCGGATTTCCGATCGACGTGCACGCGCACGAGCCGAACACGATCTTCGTCGTGCCGATCAAGAGCGATTCCGAGCACTATCCGCCTGAAGGCAAACTGCGCGTCTATCGCA from Candidatus Eremiobacteraceae bacterium harbors:
- a CDS encoding glutathione S-transferase family protein, translating into MQPSAQFPAEQSHDGSFVRQQDVFRDWISSDGRTRFPAVAGRYHLYVSYACPWAHRTIIVRSLLGLEDAIGMSVVDPVRDDRGWAFREGPGHGEDPINGFAFLSQAYIATDPAYSARVTVPVLWDTVTKRIVNNSDDDIMRMFETEFIGLARHKLDLCPASLRGEIDELNEQIFETVNDGVYRAGFATRQSAYERAARTLFVNLDALDERLADRRYLFGKKPLETDWRLFVTLIRFDAVYVGHFKCNLRRIVDYQNLSGYLRDLYKIDGIARTVNFDHIKRHYYITHDDINPTRIVPIGPLLDLDAPHGRERL
- a CDS encoding acyltransferase, which gives rise to MDYVDGLRAVAILLVLMLHAGTTHLHPARGLPFDVVDVGTHGVDLFFVISGFVLSYPTLAKLHSAGAATFDVAGFFARRVVRIVPPYWAALGVMAIAATLLTHAHIPLPSGVNPPRSVIDIVRQMFFIQQAGSGIHRAAWVVDLFWSLQVELAWYLSFPLVLWLWVRARVWFWITAALPNFVALFIAPGPGNLLHSAVLPLTLMWLPFMLGVVAADAHIRRLPLQRWAWAFFFVFAIAAFFFAPRLPAGSGPVGWWGHDLVLWHLAAFCFVVWAGHAALLQHALSWRPLKITGLASYSIYLMHAPLVHSNALERFGITGWPAFFTSMAIGMAAGFGFWALVERHFVDTKLRDHLVAGLQPVISVIMGSIRAPRKNLFGSAISEAVPQSEDARA
- the pqqE gene encoding pyrroloquinoline quinone biosynthesis protein PqqE codes for the protein MTAKAMQSRPLSLLAELTYRCNLQCAYCYNPLDLGAYRDELAIDDWLRVIGEAAHLGVLQIHFSGGEPTLRPDDLVAMVAMARDNDLYSNLITQGTFLSEPLLDRLAGAGLDHIQLSLQAPNAAVGDAIAGAAVHERKFDALRRIVKRQDFALTVNCVLHRANIDAVDDMIALAESVRAPRLELANAQMYGWAYLNRSTVVPTRAQVERADASVAAAQIRLRGTMDITYVRADYYDEFPKPCMNGWGTRFLTIAPNGRVLPCPAAAAIGSLSFDNVKERSLESIWFDSVAFQAYRGTAWMSEPCRSCARREIDLGGCRCQAMLLAGDAALTDPVCSLSPHRSLVDAILDSDLEPGASSTPRRI
- the pqqD gene encoding pyrroloquinoline quinone biosynthesis peptide chaperone PqqD, translating into MPSARAADVDPACVPRLRPGVRLRTVGPDSVLLVPEGVVNLSATAGAIVAAIDGSRSVADIVALMADRFDTQGVDAAEDVSDLLGRFSDHAWIAIEQ
- the pqqC gene encoding pyrroloquinoline-quinone synthase PqqC, whose product is MALDKPAFADSLRAVGAERYHDRHPFQVAMNAGSLTKIQIHHWIYNRYYYQKSIPIKDAAILANLPDRDKRRVWVRRIVDHDGTLEEGGGGIEMWVALARASGLDEGDVLSERFVNPGARFAVDAYVNFARSSPWLPGVASSLTELFAPNLMARRITALCERYPWIDPRGLEYFRTRMNIAPRDAAYTLDWVLEAADTQALQNACVAALRFKCDVLWALLDATERGAADAVRAGS
- a CDS encoding MBL fold metallo-hydrolase, whose amino-acid sequence is MIVRVLGTAAGGGLPQWNCRCNNCRSARAGEMAVRMQASIAVSSDGDHWLLVNATTDIRRQMELLPPQPSAPARGTPVNAVLLTDANIDHAGGLLELRQSPVTRIFSSAQVRDALAGANPIFAPFARGDRRWSVFDASLNETSVADVGPDLRVTAIDVPGLMPSFAGGAESRGAATAFVIEEPATQARVLYSPVFLRPNDALVAAAQRCDAVFLDGSFWSDDELPAHGLGERTARQMGHAPIGGENGWLKTFGMVNGAVRSHRYCTHVNNSNPVLDPQSAEARVLRDAGYALPDDGMELDLGAR
- the pqqA gene encoding pyrroloquinoline quinone precursor peptide PqqA, which produces MKRPWEKPEFEYVPLGAEVTAYLGSSTAL
- a CDS encoding DUF5602 domain-containing protein — encoded protein: MRSLRLAGVAVACALVAAAATAHAATMATMAPMPQPPRPSFIPAGNVQMSPCIPTMGSHWANPATIANGGPIYGVYGGKPVFTEIMLTPKDFAAGKSWDEVLKPLPGYAINHVDIDFLPHGHPGMPFPHYDIHAFYVSHATHMAYCGGLPALKKMLNM
- a CDS encoding oligopeptide transporter, OPT family, which encodes MASSRTAGLSDFRLELTWRGIILGAAITLVFTAANVYLGLKVGLTFASSIPAAVISMAVLRAFKNATIFENNIVQTVASAAGTLSSIIFVLPGLVMVGWWTDFPYWESFAVCAIGGVLGVMYSVPLRRALVTQSDLPYPEGVAAAEVLKVGVGSRGATDESVDENKKGLVALAVSAVVSAGYAAIVATRAFADTIAGYFRAGAGATGFGMSMSLALLGAGHLIGLSVGLAILTGLVLAWGVLTPVFAALHPPTGLTAAADIALDVWRHQVRFIGVGTIGISAIWAIIQLAKPVYTGIVSSIASSRRQAAGGAAAESLPRTERDLPIGTVALISVACFVPLAILLAIFLQGSAIASLTVPLVIAGLLYVIVAGFFVAAACGYMAGLIGSSNSPVSGLGILSIIGAALLLLVVARSTGPAGAPALVAFALFVTAVLLNVATISNDNLQDLKTGQLVDATPWRQQVSLIAGVFFGASVIPPILHLLGQAYGFGTGPHALPAPQATLISTLAKGVIEGQIRWDLIGIGVLIGIAVIIVDLLLKRTKGRQLPPLAVGLGIYLPATTTSAAVLGAVVGWAYNRWVAKGPNADIARRMGVLIASGLIVGESLFGVLLAGVIVATGNATPFALFGDSFQNIATIIGAVAFAAAVYLLYRWCAGLARGVRSSL